The following proteins are co-located in the Catenulispora sp. MAP5-51 genome:
- a CDS encoding N-acetyltransferase family protein has translation MSDDGKTRIRFAEEADAAVIARIHMTSRSATMSYLPPQKRSHEQVTRWVQDVLLNQCRTWVAVRDAEIAGYAALDGDMLEHLYLYPDIRRQGIGTLLLDEVRRHSPDGVSLHVFQQNTDARAFYESQGFTVLDTNDGDRNMENLPDMTLRWTPKSIQ, from the coding sequence GTGAGTGATGACGGCAAGACTCGGATCCGATTCGCGGAAGAGGCGGATGCCGCGGTGATCGCGCGCATCCACATGACCTCTCGGTCGGCGACCATGTCCTATCTGCCCCCGCAGAAGCGCAGTCACGAGCAGGTGACCAGGTGGGTCCAGGACGTCCTGCTCAACCAATGTCGCACCTGGGTCGCAGTGCGTGATGCGGAGATCGCCGGCTACGCGGCCCTTGACGGCGACATGCTCGAACACCTCTATCTGTACCCTGACATCCGTCGGCAGGGCATCGGCACCCTGCTGCTCGATGAGGTCAGGCGGCACAGCCCTGACGGGGTGTCCCTGCACGTCTTTCAGCAGAACACCGATGCCCGCGCGTTCTACGAGAGCCAAGGTTTCACCGTCCTCGACACCAACGACGGTGATCGCAACATGGAGAACCTGCCTGACATGACGCTTCGCTGGACGCCGAAGAGCATTCAGTAA
- a CDS encoding DUF6348 family protein: MKAGLETLAPGVTERAELKDSSLISPQGWALGMAPPHGGGHHYDVVAFPEVDVRPGAGFQDGLACFVDCAVAASGDPRHAANAWVQTSGACLLELLDRRGRFADHVGPDHARGVPGWHMIASGEVGYGLDDAETRRLQKALHEANVLHQLAGPLSTDLESPYFNGVKLFYGGAPGTMQSEIRVNGERHEAASAAMAALNLPEPAVFTAVRVFALLLPMSPDGGEPAYRSATELILNLEDNDNLEDNDLSAAESEQADGHCHGADCDCGGRLDPEHPGFALPMPYLVEELSTEERERRVRVDTGAMMVVDGIGNFLKVRLPIKLEDGRTLVYLAWVYLEAPVMEKFVKHVHASTLPGHRFQGLFCNAIGPWGEDLLRAPVTLEGRSPTTPGSVGIPEVVDTSHRTLKKVLRNRWPAEVVLGAKDPRLRTD, encoded by the coding sequence GTGAAAGCGGGCCTCGAGACGCTCGCACCCGGCGTCACCGAGAGGGCGGAACTCAAAGACAGTTCCCTGATAAGCCCGCAGGGTTGGGCACTGGGCATGGCACCGCCGCACGGGGGCGGCCATCACTACGATGTGGTCGCCTTCCCGGAGGTGGACGTCAGGCCAGGGGCCGGGTTCCAGGACGGTTTGGCATGTTTCGTCGATTGCGCGGTCGCGGCCTCGGGTGATCCGCGACATGCGGCTAATGCCTGGGTACAGACGAGCGGTGCGTGCCTTCTGGAACTCCTCGATCGGCGCGGACGTTTTGCCGACCATGTCGGGCCCGACCACGCTCGCGGCGTCCCCGGCTGGCACATGATCGCCTCTGGCGAGGTCGGCTACGGGCTCGACGACGCTGAGACCCGGCGTCTTCAGAAGGCCCTCCACGAGGCGAACGTGCTGCACCAACTCGCCGGCCCGCTCTCCACGGATCTCGAGTCGCCATACTTCAACGGGGTCAAGCTCTTCTACGGCGGCGCACCCGGCACCATGCAATCCGAGATCCGGGTCAACGGCGAACGGCACGAGGCTGCCTCGGCGGCGATGGCCGCGCTGAACCTGCCGGAGCCGGCGGTATTCACCGCCGTGCGCGTCTTTGCGTTACTGCTGCCGATGTCGCCGGACGGCGGGGAACCGGCGTATCGGTCGGCGACCGAGCTCATCCTCAACCTTGAGGACAACGACAACCTTGAGGACAACGATCTAAGCGCGGCCGAATCCGAGCAAGCGGACGGCCACTGCCACGGCGCCGATTGCGACTGCGGAGGTCGACTCGACCCCGAGCACCCGGGATTCGCACTCCCCATGCCATACCTCGTCGAGGAGCTCTCGACAGAAGAGCGGGAGCGGCGGGTGCGAGTGGACACCGGCGCGATGATGGTCGTCGATGGCATCGGCAACTTCCTCAAGGTGCGCTTGCCGATCAAGCTTGAAGACGGACGCACCCTCGTCTACTTGGCCTGGGTCTACCTTGAGGCTCCGGTCATGGAGAAGTTCGTCAAGCACGTCCACGCCAGCACTTTGCCCGGCCACCGGTTTCAGGGCTTGTTTTGCAACGCCATCGGCCCCTGGGGCGAAGACCTACTCCGCGCGCCCGTGACACTGGAAGGACGGTCGCCGACCACCCCGGGCAGCGTGGGTATCCCCGAAGTCGTCGACACCAGCCACCGCACGCTGAAGAAGGTGCTGCGGAATCGCTGGCCGGCCGAGGTCGTCCTTGGCGCCAAGGATCCCCGGCTGCGCACCGACTGA
- a CDS encoding MarR family winged helix-turn-helix transcriptional regulator, producing the protein MDDATPGLSSEQLGAYFALMEVSSLLQYAVDEHLRADGDLSYVQFEILARLVDAPEGRLRMTDLADGVVYSRSGLTYQAGLLDKRGLITRSPSPDDERSVIVTVTDAGRALVLRVLPEHADQVRRLLFDPMSGEELTALSAILGRVRTHMRAAPPRSAKPRAGRDRSS; encoded by the coding sequence GTGGATGATGCGACGCCCGGTCTGAGCTCGGAGCAACTCGGTGCGTACTTCGCTCTGATGGAGGTCAGCAGCCTTCTTCAGTACGCGGTCGATGAACATCTGCGCGCCGACGGTGATCTCAGCTACGTTCAGTTCGAGATCTTGGCGCGCCTGGTGGACGCGCCGGAGGGCAGGCTGCGGATGACCGATCTGGCCGACGGCGTCGTCTACAGCCGTAGCGGTCTGACCTACCAGGCAGGGCTGTTGGACAAGCGCGGCCTGATCACCCGCTCGCCGTCGCCGGATGACGAGCGCAGCGTCATCGTGACGGTCACCGACGCGGGCCGGGCCCTGGTCCTTCGCGTGCTTCCTGAGCATGCCGACCAGGTTCGGCGGCTGTTGTTCGATCCGATGTCCGGCGAGGAGCTCACCGCGCTCAGCGCCATCCTCGGACGCGTCCGCACTCACATGCGCGCTGCGCCGCCGCGCTCTGCCAAACCGCGCGCCGGCCGCGACCGCAGCAGCTGA
- a CDS encoding helix-turn-helix transcriptional regulator, whose amino-acid sequence MDRVLLADFLRARREALQPEDVGLPRGGTRRRAGGLRREEVAVLAGMSADYYSRIEQQRGPMPSEQVLAALAQGLKLSPSEREHLFALGGHSAPRRALRDERVSPAMQRIVERLADTPAIVFSQFGEALLQTRGAVALFGDYTGFTGMSRYLVYRWFTDPAQRAIYPAEDHDLRGRVFTVDLRAVYTADPAGTAGEIVEALLAVSPEFAEVWRRHEVDVTHHHELKHYLHPELGELEMYSWRLADPDESQDLLVFMAEPGSPSEEKLQRLGDHPR is encoded by the coding sequence ATGGACCGCGTACTGTTGGCGGATTTTCTTCGGGCCCGCCGCGAGGCGCTGCAGCCGGAGGACGTCGGCCTGCCCCGTGGCGGCACCCGGCGTCGTGCAGGCGGACTGCGCCGGGAGGAGGTCGCGGTGCTGGCCGGCATGTCGGCCGACTACTACAGCCGGATCGAGCAGCAGCGCGGTCCGATGCCGTCGGAGCAGGTGCTCGCCGCCCTCGCGCAGGGATTGAAGCTCAGCCCGAGTGAGCGCGAGCACTTGTTCGCGCTCGGCGGGCATTCGGCGCCGCGGCGTGCCCTGCGTGACGAGCGGGTCAGTCCCGCTATGCAGCGCATCGTCGAGCGGCTGGCGGACACGCCTGCGATCGTGTTCTCGCAGTTCGGCGAGGCGTTGTTGCAGACTCGCGGGGCGGTTGCGTTGTTCGGCGACTACACCGGCTTCACTGGGATGTCCCGGTACTTGGTCTATCGCTGGTTCACGGATCCTGCGCAGCGTGCCATCTATCCGGCCGAGGACCATGACCTTCGCGGCCGGGTCTTCACCGTGGATCTGCGGGCGGTGTACACGGCCGACCCCGCGGGCACGGCCGGCGAGATCGTCGAGGCGCTGCTGGCGGTCAGTCCCGAGTTCGCCGAGGTGTGGCGTCGGCACGAGGTGGACGTGACCCACCATCACGAGCTCAAGCACTACCTGCATCCGGAGCTGGGCGAACTGGAGATGTACAGCTGGCGGCTGGCTGATCCCGACGAGAGCCAGGACTTGCTGGTCTTCATGGCGGAGCCCGGTTCGCCGAGCGAGGAGAAGCTTCAGCGCCTGGGCGATCATCCTCGCTGA
- a CDS encoding NADP-dependent oxidoreductase gives MKAVRFHEYGDPSVLRYEDVEQPVPGSGQVLIRVAATSFNGVDGNIRAGFMQGPIPVTLPHTPGIDVSGTIAALGEGVDGFEVGRQVVGFLPMAEDGAAAEYVLAPADILAPAPTSVALADAAALPTVGLTAWQALFDHAKLIAGQRVLINGAGGAVGGYAVQLAKSAGAHVIATASPRSRDRVKAAGADEVVDHTTTAVDAATAPVDVVLNLAPIEPAQLASLLDLIQPGGVLVNTTVWMPAPSDEQRGVRGIDLYVRSDAQQLAHLVELADRGELRIEVARRIPLAELSALHADAAAGNLPSGKVVVVAPNA, from the coding sequence ATGAAGGCAGTGCGTTTCCACGAGTACGGCGACCCGAGCGTCCTGCGCTACGAGGACGTCGAGCAGCCCGTCCCCGGCTCTGGCCAGGTGCTGATCCGGGTCGCCGCGACGTCGTTCAACGGGGTCGACGGCAACATCCGCGCGGGGTTCATGCAGGGGCCGATCCCGGTGACGCTCCCGCACACCCCGGGCATCGACGTGTCCGGAACGATCGCGGCGCTCGGCGAGGGCGTCGACGGATTCGAGGTCGGTCGCCAGGTCGTCGGGTTCCTGCCGATGGCGGAGGACGGCGCGGCTGCGGAATACGTCCTGGCCCCGGCCGACATCCTCGCCCCGGCGCCGACGAGCGTCGCCCTGGCCGATGCCGCGGCGCTGCCGACCGTCGGACTCACCGCATGGCAAGCGTTGTTCGACCACGCGAAGCTCATTGCGGGCCAGCGCGTTCTGATCAACGGCGCGGGCGGGGCGGTCGGCGGCTACGCCGTGCAGCTCGCCAAGAGCGCCGGCGCGCACGTGATCGCCACGGCGAGCCCGCGAAGCCGCGACCGGGTCAAGGCCGCCGGTGCGGACGAGGTCGTCGACCACACCACCACCGCGGTGGACGCGGCGACAGCTCCGGTCGACGTGGTGCTCAACCTCGCGCCGATCGAACCGGCGCAGCTGGCGTCGCTGCTCGACCTGATCCAGCCGGGCGGTGTACTGGTGAACACCACTGTGTGGATGCCCGCGCCCAGCGACGAGCAGCGCGGCGTGCGCGGCATCGACCTGTACGTCCGCAGCGACGCGCAGCAGCTGGCGCACCTCGTGGAGCTGGCCGATCGCGGGGAGCTGCGGATCGAGGTTGCCCGGCGGATCCCGCTGGCCGAGCTGTCGGCCCTGCACGCCGACGCTGCCGCGGGCAACCTGCCCAGCGGCAAGGTCGTCGTCGTCGCGCCCAACGCCTGA
- a CDS encoding cupin domain-containing protein — protein sequence MIPADDPSRSLTVANPDDPSTTYISLVGNTYAMLITGEQTAGRYCLIDMRVPDGGGPPPHRHDFEEMFTILEGEIEFTFRGEKHTVHAGSTINVPANAPHNFRNVSGAPARMLCMCTPAGQDEYFMRIGDAVAGKDAPPPQLSQDELAARRRLAAELAETYRSEFL from the coding sequence ATGATCCCCGCTGACGACCCGTCCCGTTCGCTGACCGTGGCGAACCCCGACGACCCGAGCACGACGTACATCTCGCTGGTGGGCAACACGTACGCCATGCTGATCACCGGCGAGCAGACCGCCGGCCGCTACTGCCTGATCGACATGCGGGTCCCCGACGGCGGCGGCCCGCCGCCGCACCGGCACGACTTCGAGGAGATGTTCACCATCCTGGAAGGCGAGATCGAGTTCACCTTCCGCGGCGAGAAGCACACCGTCCACGCCGGATCCACGATCAACGTCCCGGCCAACGCACCCCACAACTTCCGCAACGTCTCCGGCGCCCCGGCCCGCATGCTCTGCATGTGCACCCCCGCCGGCCAGGACGAGTACTTCATGCGCATCGGCGACGCCGTCGCCGGCAAGGACGCGCCACCACCGCAGCTGTCGCAGGACGAACTCGCAGCGCGCCGCCGCCTCGCAGCCGAGCTGGCCGAGACCTACCGCAGCGAATTCCTGTAG
- a CDS encoding SRPBCC family protein yields the protein MSTVEASVEVAVPIDRAYNQWTQFESFPLFMAGVKQVVQLDNRHNQWVVSVGGVQREFETEITEQRPDERISWKSVGGDVQQAGNVSFERMDETHTRVTIQLGWDPDGLAEKAGAAIGLDTRQVKADAERFKDFIESRESETGAWRGEVGTQRQAPPAGYDSM from the coding sequence GTGAGCACCGTCGAAGCCTCCGTCGAAGTCGCCGTCCCGATCGACAGGGCCTACAACCAGTGGACCCAGTTCGAGTCCTTCCCCCTGTTCATGGCCGGGGTCAAGCAGGTGGTCCAGCTGGACAACCGGCACAACCAATGGGTCGTCAGCGTCGGGGGCGTGCAGCGGGAGTTCGAGACCGAGATCACCGAGCAGCGACCCGACGAGCGAATCAGCTGGAAGAGCGTGGGCGGCGACGTCCAACAGGCGGGCAACGTCAGCTTCGAGCGCATGGACGAGACCCACACCCGCGTCACGATCCAGCTGGGCTGGGACCCCGACGGCCTGGCCGAGAAGGCCGGCGCCGCCATCGGGCTGGACACGCGGCAGGTGAAGGCGGACGCCGAACGCTTCAAGGACTTCATCGAGAGCCGCGAATCCGAGACCGGCGCCTGGCGCGGCGAGGTCGGAACGCAGAGGCAGGCACCGCCGGCCGGGTACGACTCTATGTGA
- a CDS encoding transketolase C-terminal domain-containing protein, with protein MFAAGVTVHEALKAHEELDRLGVQARVVDLYSIKPLDRDTVLRAARTKAVVIAEDHHPEGGLGEAVTATLAEHCDHAPIAHLAVRHMPDSRSSAEQLDAAGISARHIVGAVQALLSDAKPAESSAFTAGSGKSQAG; from the coding sequence ATCTTCGCCGCCGGGGTCACCGTCCACGAGGCGCTCAAAGCCCATGAAGAGCTCGATCGGCTGGGCGTCCAGGCTCGCGTCGTCGACCTGTACTCGATCAAGCCCTTGGACCGCGACACCGTCCTCCGGGCGGCGCGGACCAAGGCAGTCGTCATCGCCGAGGACCACCACCCCGAGGGCGGCCTCGGCGAAGCCGTGACGGCGACTCTCGCAGAGCACTGCGACCACGCCCCCATCGCGCATCTGGCGGTACGCCACATGCCCGATTCCCGCAGTTCCGCGGAACAGCTCGATGCGGCGGGGATTTCCGCACGGCACATCGTCGGTGCCGTCCAGGCGCTTCTGTCCGATGCGAAGCCGGCCGAGTCCAGC